AGGTTGTTTCTAATATTCTGCTTTGCAATAATATTATAACACTcttcttttgctaattttttttgcattgctTCTATAGGCTAGAATCTTAGATATTAAACTGATAGgataagatataaaataatttaagattgctgatatatgttttaaaattaatttgctcaagcatTTGTGACAATTTACAGTTCTAATTGAGGTTTTAAATTTAGTATTTTGTAGGTATTTTAAGTTTTGCCCCTGAATTCTTTATAGGTGCTGATAAGCCTTTGTTAAGTTTTACTCCATGAAAGACTATTACTGAAAAAAACTTAATCTCAATAAAAGAACTTTAATAAGCTTGactaaatatttagaaagcacATTGTGTTCAGTGAAACTTTGTATATAATGAATAGAATAATAAAAGATTATATTGGATGACTAGTCTGTAATTGCCTCAAGGAAAGCATACAATGAATAAGTTATTTTGGTACTTCCTcaaaatagccaacacaatagGGAAATGGAGAAAATGTACTCTGAACACCATGAAAAGGGAACCTGAAAATCTAATGTGTAAACTTGGAGAAATGACATTAGAAAACGAAAGCAACAAAAGAGAACACTCTCCAAAATAATCTGAGATGCATGAAAGGCAAACATTCGCTAGAGCTGGAATTTCCCTAAGTCTATGCAGGGATAAGTAGCATATTTGACCTTCACCATGATTATCAAGCACTTCTTTGGAATTGTGTTGGTGCTGCTGGCCTCTACCACTATCTTCTCTCTAGATTTGAAACTGATTATCTTCCAGCAAAGACAAGTGAATCAAGAAAGTTTAAAACTCTTGAATAAGTTGCAAACCTTGTCAATTCAGCAGTGTCTACCACACAGGAAAAACTTTCTGCTTCCTCAGAAGTCTTTGAGTCCTCAGCAGTACCAAAAAGGACACACTCTGGCCATTCTCCATGAGATGCTTCAGCAGATCTTCAGCCTCTTCAGGGCAAATATTTCTCTGGATGGTTGGGAGGAAAACCACATGGAGAAATTCCTCATTCTACTTCATCAACAGCTAGAATACCTAGAAGCACTCATGGGACTGGAAGCAGAGAAGCTAAGTGGTACTTTGGGTAGTGATAACCTTAGATTACAAGTTAAAATGTACTTCCGAAGGATCCATGATTACCTGGAAAACCAGGACGACAGCACCTGTGCCTGGGCCATTGTCCAAGTAGAAATCAGCCGATGTCTGTTCTTTGTGTTCAGTCTCACAGAAAAACTGAGCAAACAAGGAAGACCCTTGAACGACATGAAGCAAGAGCTTACTACAGAGTTTAGAAGCCCAAGGTAGGTGGAGGGACTAGAGGACTTCTCCAGACATGATTATTTCTGTTCTTCATAGAGTGGAATTTATAGTACAATcacattgttttgattttgtgtatatatatatttatctgtgtTTTAAGATTGTGCATATTGAccacaattgtttttattttgtaatgtgGCTTTATATAGTCTATccattttaaattgtttgtatgtcaaaataaattcattaatatGGTTGATTCTTCAAATGGGTGTATTTTCATACAGGCTGGCTGGGTAGATACAATAAAATATGCCACTAATGTAAAAATACTTTCCTTAACATAGAACTCCATTGCAATGATTTGCTTATTTGCCAGAAATTGCTAGAGACAATGAGAAGTACTGggaataatttgcattttaagatttgaaaatattattacaCAGTGAATATTTACATTACAGGAGACACAATAGAAATATGGTGAAAGGACATGAACagtttgcagagaaaaaaaactacattaaaagaGGTTCAGTCTCACTCATGataatagaaatacaaattaaatagcATGCATGCCGTTtatagtacaaccactatggaggcAATTAGGTGATATCTATGAAAATTACAGATGCATGTAGCCTTTCATCTATAAATTCTAGGCCTGGAAATGTGTCCTATAAAAATACTTGCccacagctgggcgtggtggctcaggcctgtaatcctagcactttgggaggctgaggagggtggatcacaaggtcaggagttcgagaccagcctggccaatatggtgaaaccctgtctctactaaaaatacaaaaattagccgggcatggtggcgggcacctgtagtcccagctacttggaaggctgaggcaagagaatcacctgaacctgggaggtggaggttgcagtgagccgagatcatgccactgcactccagcctgggcaacagagtgagactctatctcaaaacaaaacaaaacaaaacaacaacaacaacaacaaaaacttgccCACGTGTGAAATAACTTACAAACAATATTATTCTCTGCAGCACTATTAGTAATACCAAAAGACAAGAAACCATCTCGATTTTCCTAATTAGAGACAGTTGAGGCATATTCATATAAAGGAACACTATTCAGCTGGAGAAACAAATGAGAcggtatttctttttaaaaagttgaaaataggCAAGATACAGAGCAGTGTACATAAAATGCTACATTTGGggtgaaaatgttaaataaaacttATGTTTGTCCTTACTGTGtataaataaagaataagaaataaattacaatGATTACCTGTATttaggagaagaaggaagagtgaAGAAGGAGATTAGGGTGGGAGAGATTTTATggctcctttaaaaatttttatattaaattgtgTGAATATTACAAATTAAgatgataatttaaaatgtatctaaCGAGTCACAGTTATCAGAAATATGCATGAGGGAGTCTGGCTGGTGAAGGTCAAAAGGAACAGGAGACTGAGTTAGCCTGCCCCTGGTTGGGATGTCTGCTTGGAGGAGGGCTGGAGAGAAGCACACCCGTGCCAAGGGAGAGCGTTCCTGCTCCTGGGAGATGCCAGTGATGGAGGGATTCCAGCTCTTCTAGCCAGGAACTCCCAGAAGTCACCACGGAACAATGTGGGGGCAGAGAAACTAAAGTTGAGGCTTGGTGGCTATCCCACTTTCGTCCACTGTAAGCAGCAGAGCCACAGCCCAAAACTCTGATGCTAGTTCTACTACCATGTGTCATGTTCTACGTCAGATGCATTGCGTAATTGGAGGTTAAAGTCAGTAGTAAATGTAAAAACTTAGGAACGAAGCATACTCCAGTTCAGTTTAATTAATGCAAATGAGTAATGGCTGCTACTTTAGACTTGGTTTGAAAGGGAAGAGTAGGAACCGAATAGGATCCTGAAAGTGAGACAGTCACCTGCAATAGTGAAGAAGGGTAAGGAAGCAGAGGCTGTCAATCAGAAGCAAGTCTTTGCTGACTTCACATTGCAGCCAGGGGTTGATCTGTTTACCTTCAAATTCACACAAAGGTAGTGAAGTGGAGGAAGGAGAAATACCACAAGGAACTGCAAATATAAGTTACTTTTCTTCTCATGGTCTAgaaaattttttgttgttctttaaaCCAGGAAGTTTTTAGAACCAAATCCTTCATTTAACACATTATCCAATTTTCAAATTGACCTTACAAAGTGCcttctgtaattatttttttctcaagtgAGAACAAGACTGTAAAGGTGAAATAACATGCTCAAAGTAATGTGGCAAGCCACAGAGCTTGCAGATACCAGAGCAAAGATCTTATCCCAAGTCAGCCTGACTCAAAAGTCTGCACTGTGTTGTTGACAACTCAAACCTGAATAGCATTGTGAAATATcactgcaaaataataataacaacaataataattttctcCTAGCTTTCTTTATTCAAGTTTACAATGGTCTCTGAAGTCTTGaattaaagaaaagatattttcctttctcttgacaTTGCTTCCTTAAGAACTGAGAACAGAATGGAGGAACTGTCAAAtggaaacatttagaaaataatgctCATATTTAGAAGTTTAAACTAATACTTTATATACTAATGTTTTCCCAAACATTTAGGTTTATTAAGTTGATATCCTGTTGTATAACCACCTCAATGCCtagcacaaaataaaaagttgttacTTTTAAATATGTGTGCCCTTTTAAAACTCCAAAACCAGAGTTCTAAACTTGGGAATATTGGGAAGGAGAGACGTATTAAAAGATTGGACTCCTGGCTTAGTAGCACATGGAAAGGCTTGGAGTATGGGTAGGTTCATTTGTATTTGCAGGCTGAGTTATATTTTTGTTACATCTATATGTATTGAGCTAAACAAATCATTAAATCCAAAAGCaggttacaaaataataataataacagcatcaTCATATTTTCTACAAATAAAACATTCATGAAAAGTATATGAAAGGAAATGCATGAAAATGTTCATAGTACTACTGTCTTTGGGATAGAATTTACATGTACTTAAACTTTTTGGATTAAATATTTCTCCCATGAATAAGGATTCCTTTtagaaccaggaaaaaaaataaaattattatatttttgaaatttaaaaaaagaacaggctgggtgcagtagcccatgcctgtaatcccagcacttcgggaggccaaggcaggcagattgcttgagcccaggagtgtgaggtcagcctaagcaacatggtgagatcccatctctactttaaaaattaaaaacaactctTGTAAAGGGCACCTGCTGTAAGTTAAGTCCCACCTCTAACatgaatcagaatcacctggaggattTGTTAAAACCCTGATTGCATGGTCCCATCCCACtgtttctgattcaataggtctgtGGTATGGCCTGAGTAATTCCATTTCTAACAGTTCTCACATGATGCTGTTGCTGCTGGTCTTGTGACTACACGTAGTAAGCCATACCCCTACTTCTTGATAGCCTTGGTAAGTTTTTAAGAGATGAAGGCATAGTTTTTTTAAGGCTACTGATCTCATATTTCTTATGACATCTGGAGAAAAGTGAGCACCCTAGATAGGAGTTAGTTGatgaagatatattttttttctatcactgCCTTTTCACAGCAGCAAATCAGACATTTTCCTTATTAAAGAAGCTGTATGTAGCAACTGTCATATCCTAGGTGCACCCCATGACAATATCTGCCTTTTAAGGAAAATGGACTAaagcaagttttgttttgttttgttttctctaagGTTTCTGGTCCTCATACCGTGTGGTTGAGTGAAATCAAAACTTCCACGATAGCAATGCTGATTGGACAAAGAATGTGTTGTGGACACAAAACCAAACTCTGGAGGACAGAGGATTCATTCCAAGGTGAAAAATGGCAAACTTATCCAGTGATCTCCTCTATAGCGAAGTATAAATGTTTGGTAAATAGAGTTGGGGGCCATTTGTGGAATTGCCTTTGGCTAAAGTCATTTAGCCCAAGTTTTCTACTCCTCCCTAGGGTCTGCTTGTATTCAATGACTGGTCTACGTGGGGGTGTGAAGTCCCCTTACTCCACCTGTGAAGAGTCATCCCAGTTTCAGaccaccctccccagcctcctgttATTGGCTAAGGCCATTTTGTGACTACACTGCAGGTTAGCTTTCCCCTTTGCCTAATCGTCCTGCCTTTTCTTCTCACAAATGTGATTCCATAGCTCTCTCCAATAAACTTGCATGAGAATCCTCATCTCAGAATTTGTTGTCTGAGCTTCAATTTAGGGCCACAGAAAACCTAAGCTCATAAGCTGTTTCTTTTGCTAGCTACATATTCTTTCCCTTATATGTGTTAATAACATTTCTGTTATTCATGATTCACTTAAAATTTTTCCCTTCACGGAGAGCCTTTATAGTCTGATTTGTCTGAACCTATTTGCTCCTTGCCCATAGCACAAATCTTACCATGTCACTGACCTCATTGTACTGTAATGGGTTACTTCTCTTTCTTCCAACTAGAGTATTACCTACTTTGTAGTAAGGACATGGCTTCTTAACTCTTTAGCACATTATTCAACATTTAACAAGGACACtctaaatattgaatgaatgcagactttttaaaatatagcattaaaggaaagaagggagataCCAGTACCATATTGTCATGGCCAATTAAGACATATGAGGAGACTGTCTAGAAATGAAGCCTTTCTTGTTTGTGTGGTATGCTAAGAAGTTAAGTTCtgatgtttgtttttgagactctcCATTATTCCTGGATGGACCATGTAGATATGCTACTTCTTAGAGTGAAAAATGAAGTATTTATCTTTTTCCAATGAAATGGTGGGTTTTACACTTATATAGCAAGGGCACAATAAAATAAGAACATAATGTGTAGGGCAGAAGTCCAGATGGGAGCCTCTCTTCTAACTAATGGTTCTGATCATCTTAGACAATGctttcctgaacttttttttttttttttttcagacggagtttcactcttgttgcccaggctggagtgcaatggcatgatcatggcttactgcaacctccgcctcctgggttcaagcgaatttCCTGCGTCAGCCTGtggtgtagctgggattacaggtgcctgtcaccactcccagctaatttttgtatttttagtagagacagggtttcaccatgttagccaggatggtcgtgaactcctgacctcaggtgatccacacacctcagcctcccaaagtgctgagatcacaggtgtgagccaccgtgccgggccgaCCCCACTCTTATGATGTGTCTTTCCTCCCAGTCAGCCAGGGTTGATGGTTGGTTATATCTTCAACTGCCAGGTAATACAGAAACCATTAGCACCATCTTGAGCAGTTCTAAAAGGATCTGTTTTTTGCTTAGCTTATTAAAAAAacttaatattatgaaaatattagaaCAGAACATGCCAATGGCACAAATGGCtcaattttacaattttataaaatataacactCTTCCCATTATTCTAGTCAAAAGGCCACTCATTTGTTGTCCAAAATAGGTGGCCACTAGCTATTAATAAAGATTTGGTGgcaattttcttcatttctttggatTTTATACATGAAGCATTATGAGTAGGCAGAAGATAGCCAGCATGTAGTAAGTGTTTAGAGGTAAGTAGCTAGGGTTACGTAGTAAGTATGCAGGAAGGGACCATAACACAATAACAGTCCTATGAATTTTGCCTTCAATGCAAAAAGAATCCAGTTTCTTAGAGGTGTGAAAAGCTGTTCAGTCAATTTAGGTAGAGATGTTTATCTCTTGGAAAGGATGAAGTGAGGTTTAAATAGAACAAAGGACAGGATTCCGTTGACTAATAAATCATGTAACTTTAGTCTACATAAGAGAGGTAAGCATACATTGTTTTAGTGAAATTTATTCCAAGTTATGTTTCAATATAAGccttacacaaaataaaatatagatccTTGGAGAAAATTTAATTACTCTAAGTAATTAACTCTAAGATGAACAATGCAGTTACCAATCTGTATGAAAACATTTGGGATCAAAGtgaatttattttgaaagcaCTGAGAATTGAATTCTTAGCTGGTGTATTATTCAGTGTatcagatctttttaaaaaagtaatagttCCTAATCCACTCTCATTACTTTAGACGGAGGAATGAGTATCCGAGAAAGAGGCTAGATgaaattggaaagaaataagCATATT
This genomic window from Pan paniscus chromosome 11, NHGRI_mPanPan1-v2.0_pri, whole genome shotgun sequence contains:
- the IFNE gene encoding interferon epsilon; this translates as MIIKHFFGIVLVLLASTTIFSLDLKLIIFQQRQVNQESLKLLNKLQTLSIQQCLPHRKNFLLPQKSLSPQQYQKGHTLAILHEMLQQIFSLFRANISLDGWEENHMEKFLILLHQQLEYLEALMGLEAEKLSGTLGSDNLRLQVKMYFRRIHDYLENQDDSTCAWAIVQVEISRCLFFVFSLTEKLSKQGRPLNDMKQELTTEFRSPRFLVLIPCG